The following coding sequences are from one uncultured Cohaesibacter sp. window:
- a CDS encoding LysR family transcriptional regulator, with translation MNIKALLAFQAVITEGSVSGAARTMNLSQPAVSRLISILEAELRLTLFKREKKRLRLTEEGAAFNREAHRILAGLREIPTIADEIRSHRPRRLRIVTMPRTALSIMAPSVARFSKENPDVKLSVDVRSHRDIESWINGREYDLSFGNVPISFRSARSTPLVRAVFEVLMPTDHAFTKKTHVTLEDLAGETLVQNFPGMLLRRQTDMMFDTQGIRIEKELLAGTSQITEHLVAHGAGLTIIDRLSTLAMDQTQVTTRPLLPERWVSFGVIRHCDDDPTPLINHLINIIRDRIDECAVPGSIVAIPIDEHTL, from the coding sequence ATGAATATCAAGGCATTGCTGGCGTTTCAGGCGGTTATCACAGAAGGATCCGTCAGCGGCGCAGCGCGCACCATGAATCTGAGCCAACCAGCTGTCAGCCGCCTCATTAGCATTCTGGAGGCAGAGCTGCGGCTTACCCTGTTTAAGCGCGAAAAGAAACGCCTGCGACTAACCGAGGAAGGTGCAGCATTCAATCGTGAAGCGCATCGCATTTTAGCTGGCTTGCGCGAAATCCCCACCATTGCTGACGAAATCCGATCCCACCGCCCAAGGCGCCTGAGAATTGTAACCATGCCTCGCACGGCGCTTTCGATCATGGCACCAAGCGTAGCGCGTTTTTCAAAAGAGAATCCGGATGTAAAGCTCTCTGTGGATGTGCGATCTCATCGCGACATAGAAAGCTGGATCAATGGGCGAGAATATGATCTCAGCTTTGGCAATGTACCCATCAGCTTCCGTTCGGCCAGAAGCACTCCGTTAGTACGTGCAGTGTTTGAAGTTTTGATGCCAACCGACCATGCCTTTACGAAAAAGACGCATGTAACACTTGAGGATTTGGCGGGAGAAACTCTAGTACAGAATTTTCCGGGCATGCTTCTGCGACGCCAGACCGACATGATGTTCGACACGCAAGGCATTCGGATCGAGAAGGAGCTCCTTGCTGGAACATCGCAGATTACGGAGCATCTGGTCGCACATGGTGCAGGGCTGACTATTATAGATCGCCTCAGCACTCTGGCCATGGACCAAACACAGGTCACAACGCGCCCCCTTCTCCCTGAACGATGGGTGTCATTCGGGGTCATTCGGCACTGCGATGATGATCCCACCCCCTTGATCAACCATCTGATCAACATCATACGGGACAGAATTGATGAATGTGCAGTCCCGGGATCGATAGTTGCCATTCCGATTGATGAACACACACTATAA
- a CDS encoding alpha/beta hydrolase: MSAPSSQPQSVDCLMSRLPERRIVEVNGLSVSYRSMGDGRPILFLHGLLGSADSWVLQLLGLSDRYRVISWDAPGYGQSDGVNEPDIELFTKQLQGFISALGLVEPVLVGHSMGGVLAARLAAAPRQPVSRLVLSCTHPGYAAPRDTPPTKKLQDRMVAIKEEGLVAYGRERAGAMVAHPIEPFLLNVAAHVAAGTRPDGLFMATRMLQFADLRPHYQHIDVPTKVLFAERDPVVQPSLSAELKELTPFADHQILPNVGHAPYLEDANGYEKAITSFLD; the protein is encoded by the coding sequence ATGTCAGCCCCTTCTAGCCAGCCGCAAAGTGTTGATTGTCTGATGTCGCGTCTTCCGGAGCGCCGGATTGTTGAAGTCAATGGTCTTTCTGTTTCCTATCGCTCCATGGGGGACGGGAGGCCCATCCTGTTTTTGCATGGCCTTTTGGGGAGCGCTGATAGTTGGGTGTTGCAGTTGCTGGGGTTGTCGGACCGCTATCGCGTGATCTCATGGGATGCTCCCGGTTATGGTCAGTCAGATGGTGTGAATGAGCCCGATATCGAGCTATTTACCAAACAATTGCAGGGCTTCATTTCTGCGCTTGGACTTGTTGAACCTGTTTTGGTCGGCCATTCAATGGGCGGCGTTTTGGCAGCCCGGCTGGCGGCAGCCCCCCGTCAGCCGGTCTCCCGACTGGTTCTTTCTTGCACCCATCCCGGCTATGCTGCGCCCAGAGACACTCCTCCCACGAAAAAGCTTCAGGATCGCATGGTGGCTATCAAGGAAGAGGGGCTGGTTGCTTATGGGCGCGAACGGGCAGGCGCTATGGTTGCCCATCCTATTGAACCATTCTTGCTGAATGTGGCCGCTCATGTTGCTGCGGGCACGCGGCCAGATGGATTATTCATGGCCACACGCATGTTGCAGTTCGCTGATTTGCGTCCTCATTACCAGCATATCGACGTTCCAACGAAGGTGTTGTTTGCCGAGCGGGATCCCGTCGTTCAACCTTCTCTTAGTGCTGAGTTGAAGGAGCTAACACCTTTTGCAGACCACCAAATTCTGCCCAATGTCGGACATGCTCCGTATCTGGAGGATGCAAATGGCTACGAGAAGGCAATAACCTCGTTTCTCGACTGA
- the dcuC gene encoding C4-dicarboxylate transporter DcuC, whose amino-acid sequence MTGFLIGLVVTVVVAWLIIKKYQAHTVLLIAGLILLSLTLLVQPETSILFKNAKSTGLSLFDIFDYVRGSLAYRAAGLGMIIMSAGGFAKYMDHIGATDAMVDVAIRPLKLLNAPYVVLALGYAVGQVLNIFIPSAAGLAMLLLVTFFPTLVRLGVSSAAAAAMIGTTAVLDLGPASGASNLAAKTSELDVAVYFAQYQIPVGIAAIIVIALLTYVSGRYFDGKAGHVATAEDVSKATENEGRKRAPTFYALLPIIPLSLILIFSKLLISSVKLNVVTAMIIGALFAFLCELIRHRDGKEVAKGFMAFFDGMGKMFARIVTLIVCAEVFAAGLQTIGMVDFLINAAQNAGFGITAMTIVMCLMVTVIAIITGSGNAAFFSFGHLAPNIAASFGATAVSMLLPMQLIAGLARSMSPVAGVIIAVSDAGNCSPIDIVKRTALPVIGGILTVLIFSVIFA is encoded by the coding sequence ATGACCGGATTTTTAATCGGCCTTGTGGTTACCGTTGTGGTGGCTTGGCTTATCATCAAAAAGTATCAAGCTCATACAGTGTTGTTGATCGCAGGTCTGATCCTGCTCAGCCTCACACTGCTGGTTCAGCCGGAAACATCCATCCTGTTCAAGAACGCCAAGAGCACAGGACTGTCCCTGTTTGACATTTTTGACTATGTTCGTGGCTCTCTTGCCTATCGCGCGGCCGGTCTGGGCATGATTATCATGTCCGCAGGCGGCTTTGCAAAATATATGGACCATATCGGCGCAACCGATGCCATGGTTGACGTTGCAATCCGTCCGCTGAAGCTGCTAAATGCGCCTTATGTCGTGCTGGCTCTTGGGTATGCCGTTGGGCAGGTGCTCAACATTTTCATTCCGAGTGCAGCAGGTCTCGCCATGCTTCTGTTGGTAACATTCTTCCCGACGCTGGTGCGGCTTGGCGTCAGTTCAGCCGCTGCTGCTGCCATGATTGGCACCACCGCAGTCCTTGATCTTGGTCCTGCATCGGGTGCTTCCAACCTGGCTGCAAAGACTTCCGAGCTCGATGTCGCAGTCTATTTTGCGCAGTATCAGATACCGGTCGGGATTGCCGCAATCATTGTCATTGCGCTGTTGACCTACGTGTCCGGTCGCTATTTCGATGGCAAGGCTGGTCATGTGGCCACCGCTGAAGACGTTAGCAAGGCAACAGAAAACGAAGGCAGAAAACGCGCGCCGACTTTTTATGCCCTGCTGCCAATCATTCCGCTGTCTCTGATCCTGATCTTCTCCAAGCTGCTGATCAGTTCTGTGAAACTGAATGTGGTTACGGCAATGATCATTGGTGCCCTGTTCGCTTTCCTTTGTGAGCTGATCCGGCATCGTGATGGCAAGGAAGTTGCCAAAGGCTTCATGGCTTTCTTTGATGGCATGGGCAAGATGTTTGCGCGGATTGTCACGCTCATCGTTTGTGCGGAAGTCTTCGCTGCCGGTCTTCAGACTATCGGCATGGTCGACTTCCTTATCAACGCTGCCCAGAATGCAGGCTTCGGCATCACCGCAATGACCATTGTCATGTGCCTGATGGTAACGGTAATCGCTATTATTACCGGTTCTGGCAATGCTGCCTTTTTCTCCTTCGGGCATCTGGCGCCGAATATTGCCGCTAGCTTCGGAGCAACGGCCGTGTCCATGCTGCTGCCGATGCAGCTCATCGCAGGTCTGGCGCGCTCCATGTCTCCGGTTGCCGGTGTGATCATTGCTGTCAGCGATGCGGGCAATTGCTCTCCTATCGACATTGTGAAGAGAACGGCATTGCCTGTTATTGGCGGTATTCTGACAGTCTTGATCTTTTCCGTAATTTTCGCCTGA
- a CDS encoding M20 family metallopeptidase, which translates to MSRMLLDLEHYLEDLEKLVNIDSGSHDRAGVLRVSEFFAEEFTKLGWQVSSHEVDDALAPCLEMHSPNAGGIFDILILGHMDTVFPEGTVAERPFRIEDGRAYGPGVMDMKAGDLFALHLARAFHKSGEKMPSICVAFNSHEEIGSRKARPWIEALAAKSRCAFILEPARANGDLVYERKGCSRYHLAFHGKAAHSGVDPQNGASAVNELAHWVIELHKLTNFDEGLNLNAGLVAGGTSVNAIAERAEAEVDVRLVTLEQAQRVQDRIDAMQKTPFTEGVRVEVSGGMTRPPMNASKETQALCYRINAIASRLDIRFGWQKTGGGSDGNFTAALGLPTIDGMGPIGGRAHSRDEYLEVDSIAERFALLVEIVRDFTDS; encoded by the coding sequence ATGAGCAGGATGCTACTTGATCTTGAACACTATCTCGAGGACCTCGAAAAACTGGTCAATATCGACAGTGGCAGCCATGACAGAGCTGGCGTGCTCAGGGTTTCCGAATTTTTCGCCGAGGAGTTCACAAAACTTGGATGGCAGGTATCAAGCCATGAAGTCGATGACGCTTTGGCACCGTGTCTGGAAATGCACAGCCCCAATGCGGGGGGTATATTCGATATCCTCATTCTGGGTCACATGGATACGGTCTTCCCCGAAGGAACCGTGGCAGAGCGACCATTCCGCATTGAAGACGGGCGAGCCTACGGTCCCGGCGTCATGGATATGAAGGCCGGAGACCTGTTTGCACTCCATCTGGCACGTGCTTTCCACAAAAGCGGTGAAAAAATGCCGTCGATTTGTGTTGCATTCAACAGCCACGAGGAAATCGGGTCGCGCAAGGCTAGGCCATGGATCGAGGCGCTGGCGGCAAAAAGCAGGTGCGCCTTCATTCTTGAGCCTGCCCGGGCCAATGGCGATCTCGTCTATGAGCGCAAGGGCTGCAGTCGTTATCACCTGGCATTCCATGGCAAGGCAGCCCATTCCGGGGTTGACCCGCAAAATGGTGCCAGCGCAGTCAATGAGCTTGCCCATTGGGTGATCGAGCTGCACAAACTGACCAATTTTGACGAAGGGCTCAATCTGAATGCCGGTCTGGTGGCGGGCGGTACGTCCGTCAACGCCATCGCAGAGCGGGCCGAGGCCGAGGTTGACGTGCGGCTTGTGACCCTTGAGCAGGCACAGCGTGTGCAAGATCGCATTGATGCAATGCAGAAAACGCCTTTCACCGAAGGCGTGCGCGTTGAAGTGAGCGGAGGCATGACGAGGCCTCCGATGAATGCCAGCAAGGAGACTCAGGCGCTTTGTTATCGTATCAACGCGATTGCGTCCCGGCTCGATATCAGGTTCGGTTGGCAGAAAACCGGCGGCGGATCGGATGGCAATTTCACAGCCGCCCTCGGCCTTCCCACGATTGATGGCATGGGGCCGATCGGTGGTCGCGCGCACAGCCGGGATGAATATCTCGAGGTCGACAGCATTGCCGAACGCTTTGCGCTCCTTGTCGAAATCGTAAGAGATTTTACAGACAGCTGA
- a CDS encoding aspartate ammonia-lyase has translation MKIENSILRQAALNAGIGAEELAVFFSEGKVVSYPANEWIFQESSPRLWAGVILEGDLELVRGLHGASRKIGTMIAGALIAEGAFLEGDAHSNGAFTRNGVKIWQITRERIEDIKAKKPELFYKIVSQIAVGINRRLRVLSNKLYQTSKTLDVEMSGFRQESDSLGTREISDSVYYGVQTQRAIENFPISGVRLNNFDHMIEALAMVKKAAALANYQLGRLDEARMKAICGACEEILDGKLHEHFKVDMFQGGAGTSTNMNANEVIANRGLELMGYDKGDYQHLHPNDHVNCSQSTNDSYPTAIKLAVLLSNRNLVRAMNALREALARKGEEFHDVLKMGRTENQDAVPMTLGQEFSAYAVMIEGAIASLEEAALAMQAVNMGATAIGTGINSPSGYAPLVVEKLSEVSGFDLRLAANLVEATQNAGKFVQMSATLKLAAVQISKICNDLRWLSSGPRCGLNEINLPPMQPGSSIMPGKVNPVIPELVNQICYQVMGYDSVVSMAAEASELELCMGEPLIAYDLLHGMMILKNGCVTLASRCVEGIEANRDVCLGYVQSSIGLVTALVPHIGYEQSAAIAKQALKTNETVYDLVLQKKLLSQQQLDEILKPETMTDPRTTGDM, from the coding sequence ATGAAAATTGAAAATAGCATTCTCCGCCAAGCCGCTCTAAACGCGGGTATCGGAGCTGAGGAATTGGCTGTCTTTTTTTCCGAAGGGAAGGTGGTCTCTTATCCGGCCAATGAATGGATCTTTCAGGAATCCTCACCGCGCCTGTGGGCTGGCGTGATACTGGAAGGTGATCTGGAGCTTGTCCGTGGTCTACATGGTGCCTCTCGCAAGATCGGAACCATGATCGCCGGAGCGCTTATCGCGGAAGGCGCCTTTCTGGAGGGGGATGCTCATTCCAATGGTGCCTTCACACGCAATGGCGTGAAAATCTGGCAGATCACGCGTGAACGGATCGAAGACATCAAGGCCAAAAAGCCCGAACTGTTCTACAAGATCGTGTCGCAGATCGCCGTTGGCATCAATCGCCGTCTGCGGGTTCTGTCCAACAAGCTTTACCAGACCAGCAAGACCCTTGATGTCGAGATGAGCGGTTTCAGGCAGGAGAGCGATTCTCTGGGCACGCGGGAGATTTCCGACTCGGTCTATTACGGAGTTCAGACCCAGCGTGCGATCGAAAATTTCCCGATTTCGGGTGTGCGGCTCAACAATTTCGATCACATGATCGAAGCGCTTGCCATGGTCAAGAAGGCAGCAGCCCTCGCCAACTATCAGCTTGGTCGGCTGGATGAAGCCCGCATGAAGGCGATTTGTGGCGCTTGCGAAGAGATACTGGATGGCAAGCTTCATGAGCATTTCAAGGTAGACATGTTCCAGGGTGGAGCAGGAACCTCAACCAACATGAATGCCAATGAAGTCATTGCCAATCGTGGGCTTGAACTGATGGGGTACGACAAGGGCGACTATCAGCACTTGCATCCCAATGACCATGTCAACTGCTCCCAGTCGACCAATGATTCCTATCCGACAGCCATCAAGCTGGCAGTGCTTCTTTCCAATCGCAATCTCGTACGGGCGATGAATGCGTTGCGCGAGGCACTGGCTCGCAAGGGCGAAGAATTTCATGATGTGCTGAAAATGGGGCGTACGGAAAACCAAGACGCCGTACCCATGACATTGGGGCAGGAATTCAGCGCCTATGCCGTCATGATCGAGGGGGCAATCGCCTCGCTTGAGGAGGCCGCACTTGCCATGCAGGCGGTCAATATGGGAGCGACGGCGATCGGCACGGGCATTAATAGCCCATCGGGCTATGCTCCTCTTGTGGTGGAGAAGCTGTCGGAAGTCAGCGGCTTTGATCTGCGCCTCGCCGCCAATCTGGTCGAAGCAACGCAGAATGCAGGTAAATTTGTGCAAATGTCGGCAACGCTGAAGCTCGCCGCCGTGCAGATCTCCAAGATCTGCAATGATTTGCGTTGGCTTTCATCGGGGCCGCGCTGTGGCCTCAATGAAATCAATCTACCACCCATGCAGCCGGGGTCTTCCATTATGCCCGGTAAGGTAAACCCGGTCATTCCGGAGCTTGTCAACCAGATCTGCTATCAGGTCATGGGGTACGACAGTGTGGTGTCCATGGCCGCCGAAGCGAGCGAGCTGGAGCTCTGCATGGGAGAGCCTCTGATTGCCTATGACCTTCTGCACGGCATGATGATTCTCAAGAACGGATGCGTAACTCTGGCTTCGCGTTGTGTCGAAGGCATCGAAGCGAACCGGGATGTTTGCCTTGGTTATGTGCAGTCAAGCATTGGACTTGTAACGGCACTGGTCCCCCATATCGGCTATGAACAGTCTGCCGCCATTGCCAAGCAGGCACTCAAGACCAATGAGACGGTTTATGATCTCGTATTGCAAAAGAAGCTTCTTTCACAGCAGCAGTTGGATGAAATTCTGAAGCCGGAAACAATGACCGACCCGCGCACAACGGGTGATATGTGA
- the ugpC gene encoding sn-glycerol-3-phosphate ABC transporter ATP-binding protein UgpC — MAGVTISNLFKSFGAVEVIHGVDLEIAHGEFTILVGPSGCGKSTLLRMVAGLETISSGTVSIDGRIVNDVAPKDRDIAMVFQNYALYPQMTVAQNMGFALELAGESREEIRKKVGAAAEILGLDPLLQRKPAALSGGQRQRVAMGRAIVRNPKVFLFDEPLSNLDAKLRVQMRAEIKALHDRLGTTIIYVTHDQVEAMTMADKIVVLNKGRIEQVGHPLELFDKPDNIFVAGFLGSPAMNFFPARYVDGALLLENGDRIPAPNQLAATNGSIVTLGIRPEALMIDPEGPIHARIKLLEPTGSETVISILVGSAEASVVVHERVSAKPGDELRLTPGQTHIHQFHAETGAALQM; from the coding sequence ATGGCCGGAGTGACAATAAGCAATCTCTTCAAATCATTCGGTGCCGTAGAGGTCATCCACGGTGTGGATCTGGAAATCGCACACGGAGAATTCACCATATTGGTGGGCCCGTCCGGCTGTGGCAAATCAACTCTTCTGCGCATGGTGGCCGGACTTGAGACAATATCAAGCGGAACGGTATCTATCGATGGCCGGATCGTCAACGACGTCGCTCCAAAGGATCGCGACATAGCCATGGTGTTCCAGAATTATGCACTCTACCCCCAAATGACCGTTGCACAGAACATGGGCTTCGCACTTGAACTGGCAGGAGAAAGCCGAGAAGAGATCCGCAAGAAGGTAGGGGCGGCGGCAGAAATTCTAGGGCTTGATCCCCTACTCCAGCGCAAGCCGGCAGCCTTGTCCGGTGGCCAGCGCCAACGTGTCGCCATGGGCCGCGCCATTGTACGCAATCCCAAGGTGTTCCTGTTTGATGAACCTCTCTCCAATCTGGATGCCAAGCTGCGTGTTCAGATGCGCGCAGAGATCAAGGCCCTTCATGATCGGCTTGGCACGACGATCATCTATGTAACCCATGATCAGGTTGAGGCCATGACCATGGCTGACAAAATCGTTGTTCTGAACAAGGGCAGGATTGAGCAGGTGGGCCACCCGCTCGAACTGTTCGACAAGCCTGACAACATATTTGTTGCGGGTTTTCTGGGGTCTCCAGCAATGAACTTCTTCCCTGCCCGGTATGTCGATGGCGCTCTGCTACTTGAGAACGGCGATCGCATTCCCGCTCCTAATCAGTTGGCGGCAACAAACGGAAGTATCGTCACTCTCGGAATTCGTCCCGAAGCTCTCATGATCGATCCTGAAGGACCGATCCATGCAAGAATCAAGCTGCTGGAGCCAACCGGATCGGAAACCGTGATATCGATCCTTGTAGGCTCGGCAGAGGCGAGTGTGGTCGTTCATGAAAGGGTATCGGCAAAACCCGGGGATGAGTTGCGCCTGACACCAGGACAGACGCATATCCATCAGTTTCATGCAGAAACAGGGGCGGCTCTGCAGATGTGA
- a CDS encoding DUF5060 domain-containing protein, whose protein sequence is MSFDKIEKWDIFEVALQGPREGNPYLDINFDALFKFRERVIRVPGFYDGEGTYRLRFMPDMEGEWSFVTRSATPALDGKTGSFLSIAPTGNNHGPVRVRNRFHFAYEDGSPFLSFGTTCYAWTHQPLEEQEKTLATLAKTRFNKVRMGVFPKDYPYNVNEPLHDVYHVVDGKRDFDRPNFAAFQHFENQIAKLRSMGIEADVIMFHPYDRWGYCDMTEVQDYRYVAYIAARFAAYRNLWWALANEYDFLLNTKPMARWDRFFQILEEEDPYRHLKSIHNGFVDANYDHRKPWVTHTCIQNWDVKRTQDWRDRWGKPVVNDEPEYEGNLIQSWGNISAQELVHRFWITITRGGYAGHGETYSHPEDLIWWAKGGELHGEAWKRIGFLRDLLEADVHEGLEPLGPEDKFPWSRVSGAIDGDVRYIYFGEHQPVIWAAGFPEDDDNYDVDLIDTWNMTISPLEKIPAPANHPIRHGEIVRPSKPDAAFAVTLPGRPYLAVRIRRRS, encoded by the coding sequence ATGTCTTTTGATAAAATCGAAAAGTGGGACATCTTCGAGGTCGCCCTTCAAGGCCCCCGTGAAGGCAATCCCTATCTGGATATCAACTTTGATGCCCTCTTCAAATTCAGGGAGAGGGTAATTCGAGTACCCGGTTTCTATGATGGCGAAGGCACCTATCGGCTCCGCTTCATGCCCGACATGGAGGGAGAATGGAGCTTTGTGACCCGATCTGCCACGCCTGCCCTTGATGGAAAAACCGGATCATTCTTGTCCATTGCACCAACTGGGAACAATCACGGCCCTGTCAGGGTCCGCAACCGTTTCCATTTTGCGTATGAGGATGGATCTCCTTTTCTCTCTTTCGGCACGACCTGCTACGCATGGACACATCAGCCTCTGGAAGAACAGGAGAAGACGCTCGCGACACTGGCAAAAACCAGGTTCAACAAGGTGCGCATGGGCGTTTTTCCGAAGGACTATCCCTACAATGTTAATGAGCCGCTGCATGACGTCTATCATGTGGTAGACGGCAAGCGCGATTTCGACCGGCCAAACTTTGCTGCATTCCAGCATTTCGAAAACCAGATCGCCAAGCTACGGAGCATGGGCATTGAGGCTGATGTAATCATGTTCCACCCCTACGATCGATGGGGCTATTGTGACATGACCGAAGTGCAGGACTATCGCTATGTCGCCTATATTGCAGCCCGCTTTGCTGCCTACAGAAACCTCTGGTGGGCTCTGGCCAACGAGTATGACTTCCTGCTCAATACAAAACCGATGGCACGCTGGGATCGCTTCTTCCAGATTCTTGAAGAAGAGGATCCCTACCGGCATCTCAAGTCGATCCATAACGGCTTTGTCGATGCCAATTATGATCACCGCAAGCCATGGGTGACCCACACCTGCATACAGAACTGGGACGTCAAGCGAACGCAGGACTGGCGCGACCGCTGGGGCAAACCGGTGGTGAATGACGAACCGGAATATGAAGGAAATCTCATCCAGAGCTGGGGCAACATATCCGCGCAGGAACTGGTGCATCGCTTCTGGATAACGATAACGCGCGGCGGCTACGCCGGGCATGGAGAAACCTATTCCCATCCTGAAGACCTCATATGGTGGGCCAAGGGGGGCGAGCTCCATGGCGAAGCGTGGAAACGAATTGGTTTCCTGCGGGATCTTCTGGAGGCAGATGTTCATGAGGGTCTGGAGCCTCTGGGGCCAGAGGACAAGTTCCCATGGAGTCGCGTTTCCGGCGCGATCGACGGTGATGTCCGATACATCTATTTCGGAGAACATCAGCCGGTCATATGGGCTGCGGGTTTCCCGGAAGATGATGACAATTATGATGTCGATCTGATTGACACCTGGAACATGACCATTTCTCCCCTTGAAAAAATCCCGGCACCCGCCAACCACCCCATCCGCCATGGTGAAATTGTCAGACCCAGCAAGCCGGATGCCGCCTTTGCCGTCACCTTGCCGGGACGTCCCTATCTCGCAGTTCGCATTCGCAGGAGGAGCTGA
- a CDS encoding carbohydrate ABC transporter permease: MKDQLDLLRKDPVLLVLWIALLVFALLWIAPCIFIVFTSFKSVSEVMTSGAFWPPADPQPQNYSAAWDRGGYNVAFFNSTLVTLIKVPLGVFISALAAYSLARMRNRYNRILFLFFLFGTMIPFQVMLAPLFTLVNSMGLVDTYTGLILPYLAFGVPFQVFILYSFFRAVPKELSEAALIDGASHFTTFRRVFLPIMIPILTALFILDFVSTWNEFAMALVIMQDKSMWTLPLGLMSFQGQFSNDYGQLNAAIIITVLPAVLVYLIFQRYFVSGLASGAIKG; the protein is encoded by the coding sequence ATGAAAGACCAACTCGACCTTCTGCGTAAGGATCCGGTTCTTCTGGTCCTCTGGATTGCTCTACTGGTATTTGCCCTATTGTGGATTGCGCCTTGCATATTCATCGTCTTCACGTCCTTCAAGTCGGTGTCTGAAGTCATGACGTCAGGAGCATTCTGGCCACCAGCCGATCCACAACCACAGAACTACAGCGCAGCCTGGGACCGGGGCGGCTACAATGTGGCCTTTTTCAATTCGACGCTGGTGACCTTGATCAAGGTGCCTTTGGGTGTCTTCATCTCAGCACTCGCCGCCTACTCGCTGGCCCGCATGCGCAATCGCTACAACAGAATTTTATTCCTGTTCTTTCTATTTGGAACAATGATCCCGTTTCAGGTGATGTTAGCGCCGCTGTTCACACTGGTGAACAGCATGGGCCTCGTCGATACCTACACAGGTCTGATTCTGCCCTATCTGGCATTCGGGGTGCCCTTCCAGGTGTTTATTCTCTACAGCTTCTTCCGGGCAGTACCCAAGGAATTGTCAGAAGCGGCACTGATCGATGGAGCAAGCCACTTCACCACCTTCCGCAGAGTTTTCCTGCCAATCATGATTCCGATCCTCACGGCCCTCTTCATCCTCGATTTCGTTTCGACCTGGAACGAATTCGCGATGGCTCTTGTCATCATGCAGGACAAGAGCATGTGGACACTGCCGCTGGGGCTGATGTCATTTCAGGGTCAGTTTTCCAACGATTACGGTCAGCTCAATGCTGCGATTATCATCACGGTTCTGCCAGCCGTGCTCGTCTATCTTATCTTCCAGCGCTATTTCGTCTCCGGCCTTGCGTCCGGAGCCATAAAAGGTTGA
- a CDS encoding sugar ABC transporter permease — MNKLFERLGNQPWLFLGPALLVYAIFAIWPMIDVSMMSFQKWNGLAPTRPFVGLDNYVYVLTSDPVFWTAFRNTLIWTILSLVFPPLIGLLLALGLNQPLPGRALLRAVFYLPVIIAPIAVATMWRWLYDPFFGLFSQLMNSMGLASLTPDFLGDSSIALYFVFIAYVWQQVGFSMVLWLAGLQGVDRSLIEAAQIDGAGRWKLFKHVTLPALMPTVTIILVLSLIHSLKAFDIIYGLTGGGPGDSTQMLALWAYTQSMQVFDFGRGGAISVVLLVVTIAIVVPYLRWSQKREMQT; from the coding sequence GTGAACAAACTCTTTGAAAGACTGGGTAACCAGCCATGGCTGTTCTTGGGGCCAGCTCTGCTTGTCTATGCGATCTTTGCGATCTGGCCGATGATCGATGTCTCAATGATGAGCTTTCAGAAATGGAACGGCCTTGCACCAACCCGCCCCTTCGTTGGGCTGGACAACTATGTGTATGTCCTGACCAGCGATCCGGTCTTCTGGACAGCATTCCGCAACACCCTGATCTGGACCATCCTGTCTCTGGTCTTCCCACCCCTGATCGGGCTATTACTGGCCCTCGGGCTAAACCAGCCACTGCCGGGACGCGCTTTGCTCAGAGCCGTATTCTATCTTCCGGTGATCATTGCCCCCATTGCCGTCGCAACCATGTGGCGCTGGCTTTATGATCCGTTTTTCGGCCTGTTCTCTCAACTTATGAATTCGATGGGACTGGCCAGCCTGACGCCGGATTTTCTGGGCGATTCCAGTATTGCACTCTATTTCGTTTTCATCGCCTATGTCTGGCAACAGGTTGGCTTCTCGATGGTCCTGTGGTTAGCGGGCCTCCAGGGGGTCGACAGATCATTGATCGAGGCAGCCCAGATTGACGGAGCCGGTCGCTGGAAGCTGTTCAAGCATGTCACTCTGCCTGCCTTGATGCCGACGGTGACCATCATTCTCGTTCTATCGCTGATCCACTCACTCAAGGCTTTCGACATCATCTACGGCCTCACGGGAGGTGGCCCGGGGGATTCCACCCAGATGCTCGCACTTTGGGCCTACACCCAGTCCATGCAGGTCTTCGACTTCGGACGGGGCGGCGCCATATCGGTTGTGCTGCTGGTCGTAACCATCGCCATTGTCGTTCCATATTTGCGCTGGTCACAGAAAAGGGAGATGCAGACATGA